The following are encoded in a window of Flavobacterium psychrotrophum genomic DNA:
- a CDS encoding glycosyltransferase family 9 protein, which produces MYNKNRINKLRRVLMRSLTKDVGTTHTNVKREGDTNASIKKILVSRPNHRLGNQLLLTPLIDELEATFPGCSIDVFVRGGLAHVLFKNYTSVSGVFKLPKRPLKEIMAYLKVWRAVSKADYDLAINVARGSSSGRMSIQRAKARYKLFGDLPETAVEKYPDHMHMAKHPVYVLRTELAKLGFEVQDNPVPVMDLRLDGAELSHAKAELDKLVSADKKTISIFTYATGSKCYTPEWWLPVYEKLKTHFPDYNIVEVLPAENVSQIHFAAPTFYSHDVREIASFIANTAVFIGADSGIMHLASAAKAPTVGLFSVTDATKYGPYGNGSIAVNTNNTDADGLVEAVAIVLKNNS; this is translated from the coding sequence ATGTACAATAAAAATCGCATAAATAAACTAAGGCGTGTACTTATGCGCAGCCTTACCAAAGATGTTGGTACCACACATACTAATGTTAAAAGGGAAGGCGACACCAATGCTTCTATTAAAAAAATACTGGTAAGCCGACCTAACCATCGCCTGGGTAACCAGTTGCTGCTTACCCCTCTTATTGATGAACTTGAAGCCACGTTTCCGGGTTGCTCTATAGATGTATTTGTACGCGGCGGACTGGCACATGTGCTCTTTAAGAATTACACATCGGTAAGCGGTGTTTTTAAATTACCTAAGAGGCCATTAAAAGAAATAATGGCTTATTTAAAAGTATGGAGAGCTGTTAGTAAGGCCGACTATGACCTTGCCATAAACGTGGCGCGCGGCTCATCATCCGGGCGTATGTCGATACAAAGGGCTAAGGCACGCTATAAGCTTTTTGGCGATTTACCTGAAACCGCAGTTGAAAAATATCCTGACCATATGCACATGGCAAAACATCCTGTATATGTGTTGCGTACTGAGTTAGCTAAACTGGGTTTTGAGGTTCAGGATAATCCGGTGCCGGTAATGGATTTGCGTCTTGACGGCGCGGAACTTAGCCACGCCAAAGCAGAACTGGATAAGCTGGTGTCTGCCGATAAAAAAACAATCAGCATTTTTACATACGCTACGGGTTCTAAGTGTTATACACCAGAATGGTGGCTGCCTGTATACGAAAAACTAAAAACACATTTCCCTGATTATAATATTGTAGAGGTATTGCCTGCCGAGAATGTGAGCCAGATACATTTTGCCGCACCTACATTTTATAGCCATGACGTGCGCGAAATTGCGTCCTTTATTGCTAACACGGCTGTTTTTATAGGTGCAGATAGTGGCATTATGCACCTTGCCAGTGCGGCTAAGGCGCCTACTGTTGGCCTTTTTAGCGTTACCGATGCTACTAAATATGGCCCGTATGGCAATGGGAGTATTGCAGTAAACACAAATAACACAGATGCCGATGGGCTTGTTGAAGCAGTAGCTATAGTGCTTAAAAATAATTCATAG
- a CDS encoding helix-turn-helix domain-containing protein, with amino-acid sequence MHQEFTPSTALQHTIKCFWYDRINAGGLQPTFEVVPDGYTEIIFYFGSNCSILTDGLPQPLASPFMMGLLNNPAVFQAPYPLDIIGVRCYPWTIFNLLGLQSGKAGVKALHHPVATLQPALNKLISAGKIPEAITLLENYFLTVQPQVATNSQLQKAGEAITKGKGTLPVSEVAAEAHITVRTLERNFKQSSGYSVKDVSGLIRFEQVRNRLLQEPNVNLAGLAHELGYADQSHLSREFKRYSGTTPSVFAKNNKKA; translated from the coding sequence ATGCATCAGGAATTTACCCCGTCTACTGCGCTACAGCATACCATAAAGTGTTTTTGGTACGATAGGATAAATGCTGGCGGACTGCAACCTACTTTTGAGGTTGTACCCGATGGCTACACCGAAATTATATTTTATTTTGGCAGTAATTGCAGTATTCTCACTGATGGGCTGCCACAGCCATTAGCATCGCCCTTTATGATGGGACTGCTTAATAACCCCGCTGTTTTTCAAGCTCCATATCCGTTAGATATCATTGGTGTGCGTTGCTATCCCTGGACGATATTTAATTTGTTGGGGTTACAATCAGGCAAGGCTGGGGTAAAGGCACTTCACCATCCTGTTGCCACACTTCAGCCTGCACTTAACAAACTTATAAGTGCCGGAAAGATACCGGAGGCAATTACGCTGCTTGAAAATTACTTTCTGACCGTACAGCCGCAGGTTGCCACAAATAGCCAGCTTCAAAAAGCAGGGGAAGCAATTACTAAAGGCAAAGGCACATTGCCCGTTAGTGAGGTAGCTGCCGAAGCCCACATAACAGTGCGCACACTGGAACGGAATTTTAAGCAATCTTCCGGCTATTCTGTAAAAGACGTCTCCGGACTGATACGTTTTGAACAGGTGCGCAACCGCCTGTTGCAGGAGCCTAATGTTAATCTTGCAGGGTTAGCACACGAATTGGGTTATGCTGACCAGTCACACCTTAGTAGAGAGTTTAAGCGTTACAGTGGCACTACACCATCTGTATTTGCTAAAAATAATAAGAAAGCGTAA
- a CDS encoding FAD-dependent oxidoreductase: MLLQDKEVAIIGAGPVGLTMAKLLQQQGVAVTVYERDINAQARIWGGPLDLHKGTGQDALKRAGLLQHYYDMAICMGRTITDKQVNLLFRRIPTPEEEYDNPEINRNDLRILLLESLAANTVVWDRKLSGLTALDAKWILHFEGKPDVVADFVIGANGGMSSVRKYVTDAEVEYTGSFIIQGEVPDPEINCPEFYQLCGGNILMTTANGITFTANPNNNGALMYGISFRKPESWFIENRPDFQDVGSIATLLSDMLADWHSVYKEPFRSTSLFVGLPTRKIALNHWKTNRTLPITLIGDAAHLIPPFAGEGVNTGLQDALILSDNLTNGKFDSVAAAISNYEQQMFVYAGEAQLQTSINEIAMHEPEFSFQKRFSE; this comes from the coding sequence ATGTTACTGCAAGATAAAGAAGTCGCTATTATTGGCGCAGGGCCTGTAGGGCTTACAATGGCAAAGTTACTGCAACAGCAGGGGGTAGCTGTAACCGTTTATGAAAGGGATATAAATGCACAGGCAAGGATATGGGGCGGCCCACTAGACCTGCATAAAGGAACCGGACAGGATGCCCTGAAAAGGGCGGGGCTATTACAGCATTATTATGATATGGCAATATGTATGGGAAGGACAATAACGGACAAACAGGTAAACCTACTTTTTCGGAGGATACCGACACCCGAAGAGGAATACGACAACCCGGAGATAAACAGGAATGATTTAAGGATATTATTGCTGGAAAGCTTAGCGGCAAATACCGTTGTTTGGGATAGAAAACTTAGCGGCCTGACAGCACTTGACGCGAAATGGATTTTGCACTTTGAAGGTAAGCCGGACGTGGTTGCCGATTTTGTTATTGGTGCCAATGGCGGGATGTCATCCGTGAGGAAATATGTTACGGATGCTGAAGTAGAATATACCGGAAGCTTTATTATTCAGGGTGAGGTGCCTGATCCGGAAATTAACTGCCCTGAATTCTATCAACTGTGCGGTGGCAACATACTCATGACCACTGCAAACGGTATTACGTTTACTGCAAACCCTAATAATAATGGAGCATTAATGTATGGCATTTCATTCAGGAAACCTGAATCATGGTTTATTGAAAATCGCCCCGATTTTCAGGATGTGGGGAGTATTGCTACTTTACTTTCAGATATGCTGGCAGACTGGCACAGCGTTTATAAAGAGCCGTTTCGCTCAACATCTCTTTTTGTAGGGCTGCCTACCCGAAAAATCGCTTTGAACCACTGGAAAACAAATAGAACTTTGCCCATTACCCTTATTGGAGATGCCGCACATTTAATTCCTCCTTTTGCAGGGGAGGGCGTAAACACCGGATTGCAGGATGCTTTGATATTATCAGATAATCTTACTAACGGAAAGTTTGATTCCGTAGCAGCAGCTATCAGTAATTACGAGCAACAAATGTTTGTTTATGCAGGCGAAGCACAACTACAAACAAGCATAAATGAAATAGCAATGCACGAGCCGGAATTTTCGTTTCAAAAAAGATTTAGTGAGTAA